One part of the Flavobacterium johnsoniae UW101 genome encodes these proteins:
- a CDS encoding SusC/RagA family TonB-linked outer membrane protein: MIKDVLKLLLVICLFGFQSMQAQTTVKGTITDAQSGIPIPGANVVVKGTKTSTSSDFDGKYTITVPNQSAVLVFSYVGSASKEVAVGTQTTINAALGAATQQLGEVVVTALGIKREKKAITYSAQNVAVGELSEARSLNVANSLSGKVAGLNFSTTSNGVGSSSRITLRGNRSLNGNNQPLYVVDGVPISNGTTTTNPDIDTGGTTQPDGISNINPEDIASMTVLKGPSAAALYGSRASNGVIVITTKSGKAGKTSVSLSSNFMASSAYNLMNLQNEYGQGTNGNYVSNSSSSWGAPLDGRQVSAWQLVRNPNYTGPATQSYSPQPNNVIDFYKTGYNLANTLTVTAGNEKAQGYFSYTNTRAEGIVGGNAMDRHNLNLRLTSKISDKLSLDVKTNYIVQDIDNLLRTGEESIGTSAYLLPRSIAYNDYKNFEYIDAAGQRQVNYFLDETGAPGGNPFWSALRDDARTDKRNRFIGLASLKYEFTKTLSLQGRAGLDQMTNKNVRNRYATNAFNSNMGSYSESYETVSELNVDALLSYNQKFGDFSIGLNAGANSLQQNSSALNSGGVLSKRNFFALSNVQTIQSTSTASEKRINSVYGFGQIGFRNYLFLDVTARNDWSSTLPNDYFYPSFGLSAVISDMAKLPEVISFAKVRASYAQVGNDTDPYQTQQRFSYIGGNGGMLYGQSTQANPNLKPEISSSTEFGADVRFFNNRLGLDFTYFNTLTNNQIFYINTPESSSFSRAIVNGGDIENKGIEVTLTATPVQTENFTWDITANYASYKSKVKSIYEGRDELVLGEGRLVRSKVVVGGEYGDLYIKGFQRDPNGNIIVNSAGIPLATNGFDVRAGNFNPDWTGGLKNNFKYKDFSLSFLVDFRIGGEVISYTQARQAGLGVSDITLAGRQGGIVVDGVVAAGNGTYTPNTTSITAEQYWTAIGQRTPVAEPFIYDATNIRLRELVFGYSLPKRLLGDSGFSSIDFSLVGRNLFFFVNKAKYFDPEAGAGTGNLQGIESFNIPSTRDYGVNVKFGF; this comes from the coding sequence ATGATCAAGGACGTACTAAAATTACTGTTAGTGATTTGCTTATTTGGATTCCAAAGTATGCAGGCACAAACTACAGTAAAAGGAACGATAACAGATGCTCAAAGTGGAATTCCGATCCCTGGAGCGAATGTTGTTGTTAAAGGAACAAAAACAAGTACCTCATCAGATTTTGATGGGAAGTATACGATTACAGTTCCAAATCAATCAGCAGTTTTGGTTTTCTCTTATGTTGGTTCAGCTTCAAAAGAAGTAGCCGTAGGAACTCAAACTACAATTAATGCGGCTTTGGGAGCAGCAACACAACAATTAGGAGAGGTAGTTGTAACGGCTCTTGGTATTAAAAGAGAGAAAAAAGCAATTACGTATTCAGCTCAAAACGTTGCAGTAGGAGAGCTTTCAGAAGCAAGATCATTAAACGTTGCCAACTCACTATCGGGTAAAGTTGCGGGTCTTAACTTCTCTACAACATCAAATGGTGTTGGTTCTTCTTCAAGAATTACATTAAGAGGTAACAGATCTCTTAATGGTAATAACCAGCCATTATATGTAGTAGATGGTGTGCCAATTAGTAATGGTACAACTACAACAAATCCTGATATTGATACAGGAGGTACAACACAGCCAGATGGTATTTCGAACATTAACCCTGAGGATATTGCTTCGATGACAGTTTTAAAAGGACCTTCTGCAGCTGCTCTTTACGGTTCTAGAGCATCAAATGGTGTAATCGTAATTACAACTAAATCTGGTAAAGCAGGAAAAACTTCAGTTTCGTTATCATCTAATTTTATGGCTTCTTCTGCTTATAATTTGATGAACTTACAAAATGAATACGGACAAGGAACAAATGGAAATTATGTTTCTAACTCAAGTTCAAGCTGGGGAGCACCGTTAGACGGACGTCAGGTTTCTGCATGGCAGTTGGTTCGTAACCCAAACTATACAGGGCCGGCGACACAAAGCTATTCTCCACAGCCAAACAACGTGATCGACTTTTACAAAACAGGTTACAACTTAGCTAACACATTAACTGTAACAGCTGGTAACGAAAAAGCACAAGGATATTTCTCTTACACTAACACACGTGCTGAAGGTATTGTGGGAGGAAATGCAATGGACAGACACAATCTTAACTTAAGATTGACTAGTAAAATATCTGATAAATTATCATTAGATGTAAAAACAAACTACATCGTTCAGGATATTGATAATTTATTAAGAACAGGAGAAGAATCTATTGGTACATCGGCTTATTTATTACCTCGTAGTATTGCTTATAACGATTACAAAAACTTCGAATATATTGATGCTGCAGGACAAAGACAAGTAAACTATTTCCTTGACGAAACGGGAGCTCCTGGCGGAAACCCATTCTGGTCTGCTTTAAGAGATGATGCTCGTACAGACAAAAGAAACAGATTTATTGGTTTAGCGTCTCTTAAATATGAGTTTACAAAAACTTTAAGTTTACAAGGTAGAGCTGGTTTAGATCAAATGACGAACAAAAACGTAAGAAACAGATATGCTACAAATGCATTTAACAGCAACATGGGTTCATACAGCGAATCTTACGAAACTGTTAGCGAGTTAAACGTTGATGCTTTACTTTCTTACAATCAAAAATTTGGAGATTTTTCTATTGGGCTTAATGCTGGAGCAAACTCATTACAACAAAACAGCTCAGCTTTAAATTCTGGTGGTGTTTTAAGTAAAAGAAACTTCTTTGCATTATCTAATGTGCAAACAATTCAATCTACTTCAACTGCTTCAGAAAAAAGAATCAATTCAGTTTATGGATTTGGACAGATTGGTTTTAGAAACTATTTATTCTTAGACGTAACAGCAAGAAATGACTGGTCTTCTACTTTACCAAATGATTATTTCTACCCATCTTTCGGTTTGTCTGCAGTTATTTCAGATATGGCTAAATTACCAGAGGTAATAAGCTTTGCAAAAGTTAGAGCTTCTTATGCACAAGTAGGTAACGATACAGATCCTTATCAAACACAGCAAAGATTCTCATACATTGGAGGAAATGGCGGTATGTTATACGGACAAAGCACACAAGCTAATCCAAACTTAAAACCTGAGATTTCGTCTTCTACAGAGTTTGGTGCAGATGTTAGATTTTTCAATAACCGTTTAGGTTTAGATTTTACATATTTCAATACATTAACTAATAACCAGATTTTTTACATCAATACTCCAGAATCTTCTTCTTTTTCTAGAGCTATCGTAAATGGTGGAGATATTGAAAATAAAGGTATTGAGGTAACACTTACAGCAACTCCGGTTCAAACAGAAAACTTTACTTGGGATATTACAGCAAACTACGCTTCTTATAAATCAAAAGTAAAATCGATTTATGAAGGAAGAGATGAGTTAGTACTTGGTGAAGGTCGTTTAGTTAGAAGTAAAGTTGTTGTAGGAGGTGAATACGGTGATTTATACATTAAAGGTTTCCAAAGAGATCCAAACGGAAATATTATTGTAAACAGTGCCGGTATTCCATTAGCAACAAATGGTTTTGATGTTCGTGCTGGTAACTTTAATCCAGACTGGACTGGAGGTTTGAAAAATAACTTTAAATACAAAGATTTCTCTTTAAGTTTCCTTGTTGATTTTAGAATTGGTGGAGAAGTTATTTCATATACTCAGGCAAGACAAGCTGGTTTAGGGGTAAGTGATATTACACTTGCAGGAAGACAAGGCGGAATTGTTGTTGATGGTGTTGTTGCTGCAGGAAACGGTACATATACTCCAAATACTACAAGTATTACAGCTGAGCAATACTGGACAGCTATCGGACAAAGAACTCCTGTTGCAGAGCCATTTATTTATGATGCAACAAACATCAGATTAAGAGAACTTGTTTTTGGTTATTCATTACCAAAACGTTTATTAGGTGATTCAGGATTCTCAAGTATTGATTTTTCTTTAGTAGGCAGAAACTTATTCTTCTTCGTAAATAAAGCTAAATATTTTGATCCAGAAGCAGGTGCAGGAACTGGAAACTTGCAAGGTATAGAATCTTTCAACATTCCTTCAACGAGAGATTATGGAGTTAATGTGAAATTTGGATTTTAA